In the genome of Poecilia reticulata strain Guanapo linkage group LG16, Guppy_female_1.0+MT, whole genome shotgun sequence, one region contains:
- the LOC103477544 gene encoding oxidized low-density lipoprotein receptor 1-like, which produces MDDSGGSDSYPTVTSNNRKYSRESETEEEREEEEEETSSSLKSRMYLAGLGIFCILVAGTAIYLSVEINKQQENINDLTTEKKKITEQRRIMKNQELGRMSQVGEELFRKKEELSQMSTTLQLVNGDRALLRREMEELSRETEQLSQKTDELNQLYKEKDELSHAREKLTQEMERLTQERDELSQEREELKETLEFIQKFDTFSVKDNCPNKRCKPCLQDWILFKKKCYQFHDKKAPWKTWEQSRRFCQDRRADLVVIDDLEEQEFVNKHIDHGQYNGYWMGLQNLNSKWTWVDGRADTLGFWMKQTAAPPGSKALVIPRQNPSESWKKADNKFLNKFICEHNARLRSN; this is translated from the exons ATGGACGACAGTGGGGGCAGTGACTCCTATCCTACAGTCACGAGTAACAATCGCAAGTATTCTCGTGAAA gtgaaacagaagaagaaagagaagaagaagaagaagaaacatcatCATCCCTTAAGTCTCGAATGTATTTGGCGGGTTTGGGGATTTTTTGTATACTGGTAGCTGGAACAGCTATCTACT tGAGCGTAGAGATTAACAAGCAGCAAGAAAATATCAATGATcttacaacagaaaaaaagaaaataaccgAGCAAAGAAGGATAATGAAGAACCAGGAGCTGGGCCGAATGAGCCAAGTGGGAGAAGAGCTGTTTCGAAAGAAGGAGGAGCTGAGCCAGATGAGTACTACGCTGCAGCTAGTGAACGGAGACAGAGCGTTGCTGAGACGAGAGATGGAGGAGCTGAGCCGAGAGACGGAGCAGTTGAGCCAAAAGACAGATGAGCTGAACCAGTTGTACAAAGAGAAAGATGAGCTAAGCCACGCTAGAGAAAAGTTAACCCAAGAGATGGAAAGGCTGACCCAAGAGAGAGACGAGCTGAGCCAAGAGAGAGAAGAGCTGAAGGAGACTCTGGAATTCATCCAGAAGTTTGACACCTTTTCAGTTAAAGACAACTGCCCCAACAAAA GGTGTAAGCCGTGCCTGCAAGACTGGATTCTCTTCAAGAAAAAATGCTACCAGTTTCATGACAAAAAAGCTCCTTGGAAGACCTGGGAACAAAGTCGAAGGTTCTGTCAGGACAGACGAGCAGATTTGGTTGTAATTGATGATCTGGAGGAGCAG GAATTTGTCAACAAACACATAGACCATGGTCAATACAATGGATACTGGATGGGATTACAAAATCTTAACAGCAAGTGGACCTGGGTTGATGGACGTGCAGACACTCTTGG gttCTGGATGAAGCAGACGGCCGCCCCTCCGGGTTCAAAAGCTCTGGTGATTCCAAGACAAAACCCCTCAGAGAGCTGGAAGAAAGCAGATAATAAGTTTCTGAACAAATTCATCTGTGAGCATAACGCTCGACTGAGGTCCAACTGA
- the LOC103477542 gene encoding C-type lectin domain family 17, member A-like, translating into MTSVLPKKKCYLFYDEPAPWKTWEQSRRFCQDRRADLVVIDDLEEQEFVSKHVKSYFEIQWGYWLGLQQTNNSWTWVDGRVDTLGFWMKEELKTPGPKARLMPGRNPSESWNQADSFFQNKFICEHEAFPSVHELSPNEPVWFAQPE; encoded by the exons ATGACTTCTGTCCTGCCAAAA AAGAAATGCTACCTGTTTTACGACGAACCGGCTCCTTGGAAGACCTGGGAACAAAGTCGAAGGTTCTGTCAGGACAGACGAGCAGATTTGGTTGTAATTGATGATCTGGAGGAGCAG gaaTTTGTCAGCAAACATGTCAAATCCTACTTTGAAATTCAGTGGGGATACTGGCTGGGGTTACAACAAACCAACAACTCCTGGACCTGGGTTGATGGACGCGTGGACACGCTTGG GTTCTGGATGAAGGAGGAGCTCAAAACTCCAGGACCGAAAGCCAGGCTGATGCCAGGAAGAAATCCCTCAGAGAGCTGGAACCAAGCAGACAGTTTCTTCCAGAACAAATTCATCTGTGAGCATGAAGCTTTCCCAAG TGTTCATGAACTCTCACCTAATGAACCTGTCTGGTTTGCACAGCCAGAGtga